In Elaeis guineensis isolate ETL-2024a chromosome 1, EG11, whole genome shotgun sequence, a genomic segment contains:
- the LOC105060264 gene encoding serine/arginine-rich splicing factor RSZ21A isoform X4, with product MSRVYVGNLDPRVSERDLEDEFREYGVLRSVWVAQRPPGYAFVEFDDRRDALDAIRDLDGRHGWRVELSYNSAGGGGSRGGRGRDQDMKCYQCGKPGHFARECRLRIGSGGLGSGRRRSPSPPRYRRSPSYGRRSYSPRGRTSLSHSSYSPYRDRSYSRSPTYCRRYSPYANGSYSPRGRRSSRRRSPSPYPSQSYSRSPSYRRQDSPDGIPGRGRRHSYSPRLRSPGWTLKWHLKCVMFSIRTK from the exons ATGTCTCGAGTTTATGTTGGAAACTTGGATCCGCGAGTCTCAGAAAGAGATCTTGAAGATGAATTTCGAGAATATGGTGTACTTCGAAG TGTTTGGGTTGCTCAAAGGCCACCTGGTTATGCGTTTGTTGAATTTGATGATCGAAGAGATGCATTGGATGCCATCCGTGACTTAGATG GGAGACATGGTTGGCGTGTTGAGCTTTCTTATAATTCTGCGGGTGGTGGCGGTAGTCGTGGTGGACGTGGACGTGATCAGGACATGAAGTGTTACCAGTGTGGCAAACCTGGTCATTTTGCACGGGAGTGTCGCTTGCGCATTGGCTCTGGAGGATTGGGAAGTGGAAGGCGTCGAAGCCCCAGCCCTCCTCGATATCGCAGGAGTCCAAGTTACGGGCGCAG GAGTTACAGTCCACGTGGAAGAACATCCCTTAGTCATAGCAGCTATTCACCTTATCGAGACCGGAGCTACAGTAGATCACCAACATATTGCCGTCGTTATTCTCCTTATGCCAATGG GAGTTACAGTCCACGTGGAAGAAGGTCCTCTCGTCGTCGTAGCCCTTCACCTTATCCAAGCCAGAGCTACAGTCGATCACCATCATATCGCCGTCAAGATTCTCCTGATGG AATCCCTGGCAGGGGCCGGCGCCACAGTTATTCACCTCGCCTCAGGTCACCA GGATGGACACTGAAGTGGCATTTGAAGTGCGTGATGTTTTCTATAAGAACAAAATGA
- the LOC105060264 gene encoding serine/arginine-rich splicing factor RSZ21A isoform X6: MSRVYVGNLDPRVSERDLEDEFREYGVLRSVWVAQRPPGYAFVEFDDRRDALDAIRDLDGRHGWRVELSYNSAGGGGSRGGRGRDQDMKCYQCGKPGHFARECRLRIGSGGLGSGRRRSPSPPRYRRSPSYGRRSYSPRGRTSLSHSSYSPYRDRSYSRSPTYCRRYSPYANGSYSPRGRRSSRRRSPSPYPSQSYSRSPSYRRQDSPDGGRRHSYSPRLRSPGWTLKWHLKCVMFSIRTK; the protein is encoded by the exons ATGTCTCGAGTTTATGTTGGAAACTTGGATCCGCGAGTCTCAGAAAGAGATCTTGAAGATGAATTTCGAGAATATGGTGTACTTCGAAG TGTTTGGGTTGCTCAAAGGCCACCTGGTTATGCGTTTGTTGAATTTGATGATCGAAGAGATGCATTGGATGCCATCCGTGACTTAGATG GGAGACATGGTTGGCGTGTTGAGCTTTCTTATAATTCTGCGGGTGGTGGCGGTAGTCGTGGTGGACGTGGACGTGATCAGGACATGAAGTGTTACCAGTGTGGCAAACCTGGTCATTTTGCACGGGAGTGTCGCTTGCGCATTGGCTCTGGAGGATTGGGAAGTGGAAGGCGTCGAAGCCCCAGCCCTCCTCGATATCGCAGGAGTCCAAGTTACGGGCGCAG GAGTTACAGTCCACGTGGAAGAACATCCCTTAGTCATAGCAGCTATTCACCTTATCGAGACCGGAGCTACAGTAGATCACCAACATATTGCCGTCGTTATTCTCCTTATGCCAATGG GAGTTACAGTCCACGTGGAAGAAGGTCCTCTCGTCGTCGTAGCCCTTCACCTTATCCAAGCCAGAGCTACAGTCGATCACCATCATATCGCCGTCAAGATTCTCCTGATGG GGGCCGGCGCCACAGTTATTCACCTCGCCTCAGGTCACCA GGATGGACACTGAAGTGGCATTTGAAGTGCGTGATGTTTTCTATAAGAACAAAATGA
- the LOC105060264 gene encoding serine/arginine-rich splicing factor RSZ21A isoform X1 produces the protein MSRVYVGNLDPRVSERDLEDEFREYGVLRSVWVAQRPPGYAFVEFDDRRDALDAIRDLDGRHGWRVELSYNSAGGGGSRGGRGRDQDMKCYQCGKPGHFARECRLRIGSGGLGSGRRRSPSPPRYRRSPSYGRRSYSPRGRTSLSHSSYSPYRDRSYSRSPTYCRRYSPYANGSYSPRGRRSSRRRSPSPYPSQSYSRSPSYRRQDSPDGCVTQNTSAVLNMGRRHSYSPRLRSPGWTLKWHLKCVMFSIRTK, from the exons ATGTCTCGAGTTTATGTTGGAAACTTGGATCCGCGAGTCTCAGAAAGAGATCTTGAAGATGAATTTCGAGAATATGGTGTACTTCGAAG TGTTTGGGTTGCTCAAAGGCCACCTGGTTATGCGTTTGTTGAATTTGATGATCGAAGAGATGCATTGGATGCCATCCGTGACTTAGATG GGAGACATGGTTGGCGTGTTGAGCTTTCTTATAATTCTGCGGGTGGTGGCGGTAGTCGTGGTGGACGTGGACGTGATCAGGACATGAAGTGTTACCAGTGTGGCAAACCTGGTCATTTTGCACGGGAGTGTCGCTTGCGCATTGGCTCTGGAGGATTGGGAAGTGGAAGGCGTCGAAGCCCCAGCCCTCCTCGATATCGCAGGAGTCCAAGTTACGGGCGCAG GAGTTACAGTCCACGTGGAAGAACATCCCTTAGTCATAGCAGCTATTCACCTTATCGAGACCGGAGCTACAGTAGATCACCAACATATTGCCGTCGTTATTCTCCTTATGCCAATGG GAGTTACAGTCCACGTGGAAGAAGGTCCTCTCGTCGTCGTAGCCCTTCACCTTATCCAAGCCAGAGCTACAGTCGATCACCATCATATCGCCGTCAAGATTCTCCTGATGGGTGTGTCACCCAAAACACAAGTGCCGTGTTGAATAT GGGCCGGCGCCACAGTTATTCACCTCGCCTCAGGTCACCA GGATGGACACTGAAGTGGCATTTGAAGTGCGTGATGTTTTCTATAAGAACAAAATGA
- the LOC105060264 gene encoding serine/arginine-rich splicing factor RSZ21 isoform X11: MSRVYVGNLDPRVSERDLEDEFREYGVLRSVWVAQRPPGYAFVEFDDRRDALDAIRDLDGRHGWRVELSYNSAGGGGSRGGRGRDQDMKCYQCGKPGHFARECRLRIGSGGLGSGRRRSPSPPRYRRSPSYGRRSYSPRGRRSSRRRSPSPYPSQSYSRSPSYRRQDSPDGIPGRGRRHSYSPRLRSPGWTLKWHLKCVMFSIRTK, translated from the exons ATGTCTCGAGTTTATGTTGGAAACTTGGATCCGCGAGTCTCAGAAAGAGATCTTGAAGATGAATTTCGAGAATATGGTGTACTTCGAAG TGTTTGGGTTGCTCAAAGGCCACCTGGTTATGCGTTTGTTGAATTTGATGATCGAAGAGATGCATTGGATGCCATCCGTGACTTAGATG GGAGACATGGTTGGCGTGTTGAGCTTTCTTATAATTCTGCGGGTGGTGGCGGTAGTCGTGGTGGACGTGGACGTGATCAGGACATGAAGTGTTACCAGTGTGGCAAACCTGGTCATTTTGCACGGGAGTGTCGCTTGCGCATTGGCTCTGGAGGATTGGGAAGTGGAAGGCGTCGAAGCCCCAGCCCTCCTCGATATCGCAGGAGTCCAAGTTACGGGCGCAG GAGTTACAGTCCACGTGGAAGAAGGTCCTCTCGTCGTCGTAGCCCTTCACCTTATCCAAGCCAGAGCTACAGTCGATCACCATCATATCGCCGTCAAGATTCTCCTGATGG AATCCCTGGCAGGGGCCGGCGCCACAGTTATTCACCTCGCCTCAGGTCACCA GGATGGACACTGAAGTGGCATTTGAAGTGCGTGATGTTTTCTATAAGAACAAAATGA
- the LOC105060264 gene encoding serine/arginine-rich splicing factor RSZ21 isoform X10, with translation MSRVYVGNLDPRVSERDLEDEFREYGVLRSVWVAQRPPGYAFVEFDDRRDALDAIRDLDGRHGWRVELSYNSAGGGGSRGGRGRDQDMKCYQCGKPGHFARECRLRIGSGGLGSGRRRSPSPPRYRRSPSYGRRSYSPRGRRSSRRRSPSPYPSQSYSRSPSYRRQDSPDGCVTQNTSAVLNMGRRHSYSPRLRSPGWTLKWHLKCVMFSIRTK, from the exons ATGTCTCGAGTTTATGTTGGAAACTTGGATCCGCGAGTCTCAGAAAGAGATCTTGAAGATGAATTTCGAGAATATGGTGTACTTCGAAG TGTTTGGGTTGCTCAAAGGCCACCTGGTTATGCGTTTGTTGAATTTGATGATCGAAGAGATGCATTGGATGCCATCCGTGACTTAGATG GGAGACATGGTTGGCGTGTTGAGCTTTCTTATAATTCTGCGGGTGGTGGCGGTAGTCGTGGTGGACGTGGACGTGATCAGGACATGAAGTGTTACCAGTGTGGCAAACCTGGTCATTTTGCACGGGAGTGTCGCTTGCGCATTGGCTCTGGAGGATTGGGAAGTGGAAGGCGTCGAAGCCCCAGCCCTCCTCGATATCGCAGGAGTCCAAGTTACGGGCGCAG GAGTTACAGTCCACGTGGAAGAAGGTCCTCTCGTCGTCGTAGCCCTTCACCTTATCCAAGCCAGAGCTACAGTCGATCACCATCATATCGCCGTCAAGATTCTCCTGATGGGTGTGTCACCCAAAACACAAGTGCCGTGTTGAATAT GGGCCGGCGCCACAGTTATTCACCTCGCCTCAGGTCACCA GGATGGACACTGAAGTGGCATTTGAAGTGCGTGATGTTTTCTATAAGAACAAAATGA
- the LOC105060264 gene encoding serine/arginine-rich splicing factor RSZ21A isoform X13, whose product MSRVYVGNLDPRVSERDLEDEFREYGVLRSVWVAQRPPGYAFVEFDDRRDALDAIRDLDGRHGWRVELSYNSAGGGGSRGGRGRDQDMKCYQCGKPGHFARECRLRIGSGGLGSGRRRSPSPPRYRRSPSYGRRSYSPRGRRSSRRRSPSPYPSQSYSRSPSYRRQDSPDGGRRHSYSPRLRSPGWTLKWHLKCVMFSIRTK is encoded by the exons ATGTCTCGAGTTTATGTTGGAAACTTGGATCCGCGAGTCTCAGAAAGAGATCTTGAAGATGAATTTCGAGAATATGGTGTACTTCGAAG TGTTTGGGTTGCTCAAAGGCCACCTGGTTATGCGTTTGTTGAATTTGATGATCGAAGAGATGCATTGGATGCCATCCGTGACTTAGATG GGAGACATGGTTGGCGTGTTGAGCTTTCTTATAATTCTGCGGGTGGTGGCGGTAGTCGTGGTGGACGTGGACGTGATCAGGACATGAAGTGTTACCAGTGTGGCAAACCTGGTCATTTTGCACGGGAGTGTCGCTTGCGCATTGGCTCTGGAGGATTGGGAAGTGGAAGGCGTCGAAGCCCCAGCCCTCCTCGATATCGCAGGAGTCCAAGTTACGGGCGCAG GAGTTACAGTCCACGTGGAAGAAGGTCCTCTCGTCGTCGTAGCCCTTCACCTTATCCAAGCCAGAGCTACAGTCGATCACCATCATATCGCCGTCAAGATTCTCCTGATGG GGGCCGGCGCCACAGTTATTCACCTCGCCTCAGGTCACCA GGATGGACACTGAAGTGGCATTTGAAGTGCGTGATGTTTTCTATAAGAACAAAATGA
- the LOC105060264 gene encoding serine/arginine-rich splicing factor RSZ21A isoform X2 — MSRVYVGNLDPRVSERDLEDEFREYGVLRSVWVAQRPPGYAFVEFDDRRDALDAIRDLDGRHGWRVELSYNSAGGGGSRGGRGRDQDMKCYQCGKPGHFARECRLRIGSGGLGSGRRRSPSPPRYRRSPSYGRRSYSPRGRTSLSHSSYSPYRDRSYSRSPTYCRRYSPYANGSYSPRGRRSSRRRSPSPYPSQSYSRSPSYRRQDSPDGCVTQNTSAVLNMGRRHSYSPRLRSPVCYREDSPLSNGDGH, encoded by the exons ATGTCTCGAGTTTATGTTGGAAACTTGGATCCGCGAGTCTCAGAAAGAGATCTTGAAGATGAATTTCGAGAATATGGTGTACTTCGAAG TGTTTGGGTTGCTCAAAGGCCACCTGGTTATGCGTTTGTTGAATTTGATGATCGAAGAGATGCATTGGATGCCATCCGTGACTTAGATG GGAGACATGGTTGGCGTGTTGAGCTTTCTTATAATTCTGCGGGTGGTGGCGGTAGTCGTGGTGGACGTGGACGTGATCAGGACATGAAGTGTTACCAGTGTGGCAAACCTGGTCATTTTGCACGGGAGTGTCGCTTGCGCATTGGCTCTGGAGGATTGGGAAGTGGAAGGCGTCGAAGCCCCAGCCCTCCTCGATATCGCAGGAGTCCAAGTTACGGGCGCAG GAGTTACAGTCCACGTGGAAGAACATCCCTTAGTCATAGCAGCTATTCACCTTATCGAGACCGGAGCTACAGTAGATCACCAACATATTGCCGTCGTTATTCTCCTTATGCCAATGG GAGTTACAGTCCACGTGGAAGAAGGTCCTCTCGTCGTCGTAGCCCTTCACCTTATCCAAGCCAGAGCTACAGTCGATCACCATCATATCGCCGTCAAGATTCTCCTGATGGGTGTGTCACCCAAAACACAAGTGCCGTGTTGAATAT GGGCCGGCGCCACAGTTATTCACCTCGCCTCAGGTCACCAGTATGTTACCGTGAAGATTCTCCTCTTTCTAATGG GGATGGACACTGA
- the LOC105060264 gene encoding serine/arginine-rich splicing factor RSZ21A isoform X14, with protein sequence MSRVYVGNLDPRVSERDLEDEFREYGVLRSVWVAQRPPGYAFVEFDDRRDALDAIRDLDGRHGWRVELSYNSAGGGGSRGGRGRDQDMKCYQCGKPGHFARECRLRIGSGGLGSGRRRSPSPPRYRRSPSYGRRSYSPRGRRSSRRRSPSPYPSQSYSRSPSYRRQDSPDGGRRHSYSPRLRSPVCYREDSPLSNGDGH encoded by the exons ATGTCTCGAGTTTATGTTGGAAACTTGGATCCGCGAGTCTCAGAAAGAGATCTTGAAGATGAATTTCGAGAATATGGTGTACTTCGAAG TGTTTGGGTTGCTCAAAGGCCACCTGGTTATGCGTTTGTTGAATTTGATGATCGAAGAGATGCATTGGATGCCATCCGTGACTTAGATG GGAGACATGGTTGGCGTGTTGAGCTTTCTTATAATTCTGCGGGTGGTGGCGGTAGTCGTGGTGGACGTGGACGTGATCAGGACATGAAGTGTTACCAGTGTGGCAAACCTGGTCATTTTGCACGGGAGTGTCGCTTGCGCATTGGCTCTGGAGGATTGGGAAGTGGAAGGCGTCGAAGCCCCAGCCCTCCTCGATATCGCAGGAGTCCAAGTTACGGGCGCAG GAGTTACAGTCCACGTGGAAGAAGGTCCTCTCGTCGTCGTAGCCCTTCACCTTATCCAAGCCAGAGCTACAGTCGATCACCATCATATCGCCGTCAAGATTCTCCTGATGG GGGCCGGCGCCACAGTTATTCACCTCGCCTCAGGTCACCAGTATGTTACCGTGAAGATTCTCCTCTTTCTAATGG GGATGGACACTGA
- the LOC105060264 gene encoding serine/arginine-rich splicing factor RSZ21 isoform X12, with protein sequence MSRVYVGNLDPRVSERDLEDEFREYGVLRSVWVAQRPPGYAFVEFDDRRDALDAIRDLDGRHGWRVELSYNSAGGGGSRGGRGRDQDMKCYQCGKPGHFARECRLRIGSGGLGSGRRRSPSPPRYRRSPSYGRRSYSPRGRRSSRRRSPSPYPSQSYSRSPSYRRQDSPDGIPGRGRRHSYSPRLRSPVCYREDSPLSNGDGH encoded by the exons ATGTCTCGAGTTTATGTTGGAAACTTGGATCCGCGAGTCTCAGAAAGAGATCTTGAAGATGAATTTCGAGAATATGGTGTACTTCGAAG TGTTTGGGTTGCTCAAAGGCCACCTGGTTATGCGTTTGTTGAATTTGATGATCGAAGAGATGCATTGGATGCCATCCGTGACTTAGATG GGAGACATGGTTGGCGTGTTGAGCTTTCTTATAATTCTGCGGGTGGTGGCGGTAGTCGTGGTGGACGTGGACGTGATCAGGACATGAAGTGTTACCAGTGTGGCAAACCTGGTCATTTTGCACGGGAGTGTCGCTTGCGCATTGGCTCTGGAGGATTGGGAAGTGGAAGGCGTCGAAGCCCCAGCCCTCCTCGATATCGCAGGAGTCCAAGTTACGGGCGCAG GAGTTACAGTCCACGTGGAAGAAGGTCCTCTCGTCGTCGTAGCCCTTCACCTTATCCAAGCCAGAGCTACAGTCGATCACCATCATATCGCCGTCAAGATTCTCCTGATGG AATCCCTGGCAGGGGCCGGCGCCACAGTTATTCACCTCGCCTCAGGTCACCAGTATGTTACCGTGAAGATTCTCCTCTTTCTAATGG GGATGGACACTGA
- the LOC105060264 gene encoding serine/arginine-rich splicing factor RSZ21A isoform X5, translating into MSRVYVGNLDPRVSERDLEDEFREYGVLRSVWVAQRPPGYAFVEFDDRRDALDAIRDLDGRHGWRVELSYNSAGGGGSRGGRGRDQDMKCYQCGKPGHFARECRLRIGSGGLGSGRRRSPSPPRYRRSPSYGRRSYSPRGRTSLSHSSYSPYRDRSYSRSPTYCRRYSPYANGSYSPRGRRSSRRRSPSPYPSQSYSRSPSYRRQDSPDGIPGRGRRHSYSPRLRSPVCYREDSPLSNGDGH; encoded by the exons ATGTCTCGAGTTTATGTTGGAAACTTGGATCCGCGAGTCTCAGAAAGAGATCTTGAAGATGAATTTCGAGAATATGGTGTACTTCGAAG TGTTTGGGTTGCTCAAAGGCCACCTGGTTATGCGTTTGTTGAATTTGATGATCGAAGAGATGCATTGGATGCCATCCGTGACTTAGATG GGAGACATGGTTGGCGTGTTGAGCTTTCTTATAATTCTGCGGGTGGTGGCGGTAGTCGTGGTGGACGTGGACGTGATCAGGACATGAAGTGTTACCAGTGTGGCAAACCTGGTCATTTTGCACGGGAGTGTCGCTTGCGCATTGGCTCTGGAGGATTGGGAAGTGGAAGGCGTCGAAGCCCCAGCCCTCCTCGATATCGCAGGAGTCCAAGTTACGGGCGCAG GAGTTACAGTCCACGTGGAAGAACATCCCTTAGTCATAGCAGCTATTCACCTTATCGAGACCGGAGCTACAGTAGATCACCAACATATTGCCGTCGTTATTCTCCTTATGCCAATGG GAGTTACAGTCCACGTGGAAGAAGGTCCTCTCGTCGTCGTAGCCCTTCACCTTATCCAAGCCAGAGCTACAGTCGATCACCATCATATCGCCGTCAAGATTCTCCTGATGG AATCCCTGGCAGGGGCCGGCGCCACAGTTATTCACCTCGCCTCAGGTCACCAGTATGTTACCGTGAAGATTCTCCTCTTTCTAATGG GGATGGACACTGA
- the LOC105060264 gene encoding serine/arginine-rich splicing factor RSZ21A isoform X8 has translation MSRVYVGNLDPRVSERDLEDEFREYGVLRSVWVAQRPPGYAFVEFDDRRDALDAIRDLDGRHGWRVELSYNSAGGGGSRGGRGRDQDMKCYQCGKPGHFARECRLRIGSGGLGSGRRRSPSPPRYRRSPSYGRRSYSPRGRTSLSHSSYSPYRDRSYSRSPTYCRRYSPYANGSYSPRGRRSSRRRSPSPYPSQSYSRSPSYRRQDSPDGGRRHSYSPRLRSPVCYREDSPLSNGDGH, from the exons ATGTCTCGAGTTTATGTTGGAAACTTGGATCCGCGAGTCTCAGAAAGAGATCTTGAAGATGAATTTCGAGAATATGGTGTACTTCGAAG TGTTTGGGTTGCTCAAAGGCCACCTGGTTATGCGTTTGTTGAATTTGATGATCGAAGAGATGCATTGGATGCCATCCGTGACTTAGATG GGAGACATGGTTGGCGTGTTGAGCTTTCTTATAATTCTGCGGGTGGTGGCGGTAGTCGTGGTGGACGTGGACGTGATCAGGACATGAAGTGTTACCAGTGTGGCAAACCTGGTCATTTTGCACGGGAGTGTCGCTTGCGCATTGGCTCTGGAGGATTGGGAAGTGGAAGGCGTCGAAGCCCCAGCCCTCCTCGATATCGCAGGAGTCCAAGTTACGGGCGCAG GAGTTACAGTCCACGTGGAAGAACATCCCTTAGTCATAGCAGCTATTCACCTTATCGAGACCGGAGCTACAGTAGATCACCAACATATTGCCGTCGTTATTCTCCTTATGCCAATGG GAGTTACAGTCCACGTGGAAGAAGGTCCTCTCGTCGTCGTAGCCCTTCACCTTATCCAAGCCAGAGCTACAGTCGATCACCATCATATCGCCGTCAAGATTCTCCTGATGG GGGCCGGCGCCACAGTTATTCACCTCGCCTCAGGTCACCAGTATGTTACCGTGAAGATTCTCCTCTTTCTAATGG GGATGGACACTGA
- the LOC105060264 gene encoding serine/arginine-rich splicing factor RSZ21A isoform X9 yields MSRVYVGNLDPRVSERDLEDEFREYGVLRSVWVAQRPPGYAFVEFDDRRDALDAIRDLDGRHGWRVELSYNSAGGGGSRGGRGRDQDMKCYQCGKPGHFARECRLRIGSGGLGSGRRRSPSPPRYRRSPSYGRRSYSPRGRTSLSHSSYSPYRDRSYSRSPTYCRRYSPYANGSYSPRGRRSSRRRSPSPYPSQSYSRSPSYRRQDSPDGGRRHSYSPRLRSPVCYREDSPLSNG; encoded by the exons ATGTCTCGAGTTTATGTTGGAAACTTGGATCCGCGAGTCTCAGAAAGAGATCTTGAAGATGAATTTCGAGAATATGGTGTACTTCGAAG TGTTTGGGTTGCTCAAAGGCCACCTGGTTATGCGTTTGTTGAATTTGATGATCGAAGAGATGCATTGGATGCCATCCGTGACTTAGATG GGAGACATGGTTGGCGTGTTGAGCTTTCTTATAATTCTGCGGGTGGTGGCGGTAGTCGTGGTGGACGTGGACGTGATCAGGACATGAAGTGTTACCAGTGTGGCAAACCTGGTCATTTTGCACGGGAGTGTCGCTTGCGCATTGGCTCTGGAGGATTGGGAAGTGGAAGGCGTCGAAGCCCCAGCCCTCCTCGATATCGCAGGAGTCCAAGTTACGGGCGCAG GAGTTACAGTCCACGTGGAAGAACATCCCTTAGTCATAGCAGCTATTCACCTTATCGAGACCGGAGCTACAGTAGATCACCAACATATTGCCGTCGTTATTCTCCTTATGCCAATGG GAGTTACAGTCCACGTGGAAGAAGGTCCTCTCGTCGTCGTAGCCCTTCACCTTATCCAAGCCAGAGCTACAGTCGATCACCATCATATCGCCGTCAAGATTCTCCTGATGG GGGCCGGCGCCACAGTTATTCACCTCGCCTCAGGTCACCAGTATGTTACCGTGAAGATTCTCCTCTTTCTAATGGGTAA
- the LOC105060264 gene encoding serine/arginine-rich splicing factor RSZ21A isoform X3, with amino-acid sequence MSRVYVGNLDPRVSERDLEDEFREYGVLRSVWVAQRPPGYAFVEFDDRRDALDAIRDLDGRHGWRVELSYNSAGGGGSRGGRGRDQDMKCYQCGKPGHFARECRLRIGSGGLGSGRRRSPSPPRYRRSPSYGRRSYSPRGRTSLSHSSYSPYRDRSYSRSPTYCRRYSPYANGSYSPRGRRSSRRRSPSPYPSQSYSRSPSYRRQDSPDGCVTQNTSAVLNMGRRHSYSPRLRSPVCYREDSPLSNG; translated from the exons ATGTCTCGAGTTTATGTTGGAAACTTGGATCCGCGAGTCTCAGAAAGAGATCTTGAAGATGAATTTCGAGAATATGGTGTACTTCGAAG TGTTTGGGTTGCTCAAAGGCCACCTGGTTATGCGTTTGTTGAATTTGATGATCGAAGAGATGCATTGGATGCCATCCGTGACTTAGATG GGAGACATGGTTGGCGTGTTGAGCTTTCTTATAATTCTGCGGGTGGTGGCGGTAGTCGTGGTGGACGTGGACGTGATCAGGACATGAAGTGTTACCAGTGTGGCAAACCTGGTCATTTTGCACGGGAGTGTCGCTTGCGCATTGGCTCTGGAGGATTGGGAAGTGGAAGGCGTCGAAGCCCCAGCCCTCCTCGATATCGCAGGAGTCCAAGTTACGGGCGCAG GAGTTACAGTCCACGTGGAAGAACATCCCTTAGTCATAGCAGCTATTCACCTTATCGAGACCGGAGCTACAGTAGATCACCAACATATTGCCGTCGTTATTCTCCTTATGCCAATGG GAGTTACAGTCCACGTGGAAGAAGGTCCTCTCGTCGTCGTAGCCCTTCACCTTATCCAAGCCAGAGCTACAGTCGATCACCATCATATCGCCGTCAAGATTCTCCTGATGGGTGTGTCACCCAAAACACAAGTGCCGTGTTGAATAT GGGCCGGCGCCACAGTTATTCACCTCGCCTCAGGTCACCAGTATGTTACCGTGAAGATTCTCCTCTTTCTAATGGGTAA
- the LOC105060264 gene encoding serine/arginine-rich splicing factor RSZ21A isoform X7, which yields MSRVYVGNLDPRVSERDLEDEFREYGVLRSVWVAQRPPGYAFVEFDDRRDALDAIRDLDGRHGWRVELSYNSAGGGGSRGGRGRDQDMKCYQCGKPGHFARECRLRIGSGGLGSGRRRSPSPPRYRRSPSYGRRSYSPRGRTSLSHSSYSPYRDRSYSRSPTYCRRYSPYANGSYSPRGRRSSRRRSPSPYPSQSYSRSPSYRRQDSPDGIPGRGRRHSYSPRLRSPVCYREDSPLSNG from the exons ATGTCTCGAGTTTATGTTGGAAACTTGGATCCGCGAGTCTCAGAAAGAGATCTTGAAGATGAATTTCGAGAATATGGTGTACTTCGAAG TGTTTGGGTTGCTCAAAGGCCACCTGGTTATGCGTTTGTTGAATTTGATGATCGAAGAGATGCATTGGATGCCATCCGTGACTTAGATG GGAGACATGGTTGGCGTGTTGAGCTTTCTTATAATTCTGCGGGTGGTGGCGGTAGTCGTGGTGGACGTGGACGTGATCAGGACATGAAGTGTTACCAGTGTGGCAAACCTGGTCATTTTGCACGGGAGTGTCGCTTGCGCATTGGCTCTGGAGGATTGGGAAGTGGAAGGCGTCGAAGCCCCAGCCCTCCTCGATATCGCAGGAGTCCAAGTTACGGGCGCAG GAGTTACAGTCCACGTGGAAGAACATCCCTTAGTCATAGCAGCTATTCACCTTATCGAGACCGGAGCTACAGTAGATCACCAACATATTGCCGTCGTTATTCTCCTTATGCCAATGG GAGTTACAGTCCACGTGGAAGAAGGTCCTCTCGTCGTCGTAGCCCTTCACCTTATCCAAGCCAGAGCTACAGTCGATCACCATCATATCGCCGTCAAGATTCTCCTGATGG AATCCCTGGCAGGGGCCGGCGCCACAGTTATTCACCTCGCCTCAGGTCACCAGTATGTTACCGTGAAGATTCTCCTCTTTCTAATGGGTAA